One window of the Mycobacterium xenopi genome contains the following:
- a CDS encoding carboxyl transferase domain-containing protein encodes MTSPAANREAHRALVAQLREKLAVAALGGPQRARDRHVARGKLLPRDRVDGLLDPGSPFLEVAPLAADGMYDDECPGAGIITGIGRVSGRECMIVANDATVKGGTYYPITVKKHLRAQEIAAQNRLPCIYLVDSGGAFLPRQDEAFPDRDHFGRIFYNQAKLSAEGIPQIAAVLGSCTAGGAYVPAMSDEAVIVRNQGTIFLGGPPLVKAATGEVVSAEELGGGDLHSKISGVTDHLAHDDRDALRIVRRIVSTLGPREPRPWDVSATVDPIADQTELYDVVPVDPRIPYDVHEVVIRLVDGGEFGEFKADYGSTLVTGFARIHGHPVGIVANNGVLFSESALKGAHFIELCDKRMVPLLFLQNISGFMVGRDYEAGGIAKHGAKMVTAVACARVPKLTVVIGGSYGAGNYSMCGRAYSPRFLWMWPNARISVMGGEQAASVLATVRAEALEAAGTPWSEQEQEAFKAPIRAQYERQGNPYYSTARLWDDGVIDPADTRTVVGLALSVATNAPVDPVSYGVFRM; translated from the coding sequence ATGACTTCACCGGCCGCGAACCGCGAGGCGCACCGCGCCCTGGTGGCGCAACTACGCGAAAAGCTGGCTGTGGCGGCGCTGGGAGGCCCGCAGCGCGCCCGCGACCGTCATGTGGCCCGCGGCAAACTGCTGCCGCGCGACCGTGTCGACGGCTTGCTCGACCCTGGGAGCCCATTCCTGGAAGTGGCACCACTGGCCGCCGACGGCATGTACGACGACGAATGCCCGGGCGCGGGCATCATCACCGGCATCGGCCGGGTATCGGGCCGCGAATGCATGATCGTGGCCAATGACGCCACCGTCAAAGGCGGCACCTACTACCCGATCACCGTCAAAAAGCACCTGCGGGCCCAAGAGATCGCCGCGCAGAACCGGCTGCCCTGCATCTATCTCGTCGACTCCGGCGGCGCGTTTCTGCCGCGCCAAGACGAGGCGTTTCCCGACCGCGACCACTTCGGCCGCATCTTCTACAACCAGGCCAAGCTCAGCGCCGAAGGCATCCCGCAGATCGCGGCCGTGCTCGGCTCATGCACCGCCGGCGGGGCCTACGTGCCGGCGATGAGCGACGAGGCGGTGATCGTCCGCAACCAGGGCACCATCTTCCTGGGCGGACCGCCGCTGGTGAAAGCCGCCACCGGCGAGGTGGTCAGCGCTGAAGAACTCGGCGGCGGAGACTTGCATTCCAAGATCTCTGGTGTCACCGACCATCTCGCGCACGACGACCGCGACGCGCTGCGCATTGTGCGGCGCATCGTGTCCACCCTGGGTCCGCGCGAACCGCGGCCCTGGGACGTGTCGGCGACGGTCGACCCCATCGCCGACCAAACCGAGCTCTACGACGTCGTCCCGGTCGACCCGCGAATACCCTACGATGTGCACGAGGTCGTCATCCGGCTGGTCGACGGCGGCGAATTCGGCGAATTCAAGGCCGACTACGGTAGCACGCTGGTTACCGGATTCGCCCGAATCCACGGCCACCCGGTGGGCATCGTCGCCAACAACGGTGTGCTGTTTTCCGAATCCGCTTTGAAGGGTGCGCATTTCATCGAACTGTGCGACAAGCGCATGGTGCCGCTGCTGTTTTTGCAGAACATCTCTGGCTTCATGGTGGGCCGCGACTACGAGGCCGGCGGCATCGCCAAGCACGGCGCGAAGATGGTGACCGCCGTGGCCTGTGCGCGGGTGCCCAAGCTCACCGTGGTGATCGGCGGCTCCTACGGGGCGGGCAACTATTCGATGTGTGGGCGCGCGTATTCCCCGCGGTTCCTGTGGATGTGGCCCAACGCGCGGATTTCGGTGATGGGCGGCGAACAGGCCGCCTCCGTGCTGGCTACCGTCCGGGCCGAAGCCCTGGAGGCCGCGGGCACCCCCTGGTCGGAGCAGGAACAAGAGGCATTCAAGGCGCCCATCCGCGCGCAATACGAGCGCCAGGGCAATCCGTACTATTCGACGGCGCGGCTGTGGGACGACGGCGTCATCGACCCAGCAGACACCAGAACCGTTGTCGGTCTTGCGCTTTCGGTTGCCACGAACGCTCCTGTCGACCCGGTCTCCTACGGCGTGTTCCGGATGTGA